The nucleotide window ATCATTAATTCTTCATCGGTTGGAATCAAGAGCGTCTTAATCTTTGAGCCTGCCTTACTAAGGTCACGTTCAACGCCCCGGATATCGTTCTTTTCAGGATCAACCCCGATACCGAAGTAAGCCAACTTGTCGGCTACTTCTTGGCGAATCATGATGTCGTTTTCACCAACACCGGCAGTGAAGACGATGGCATCAGCACCACCCAATTCTGCCAAGTATGAACCAACGTAACGAACGATCCGGTTGATGAACATATCACGAGCTAACTTAGCCCGTGGGTTCTTAGCTTGGACCTTTTCCAAATCACGCATGTCGGCTGAAACACCGGAAACCCCAACCAAGCCAGACTTCTTGTTCAAGATGTTAATCATATCGTTAGGCTTGTCAATGTTGAGCTTTTCCATCAGGTAGGCTACCAAGGAAGCATCAATGTCCCCTGACCGCGTTGCCATTTCAATCCCGGCCAGTGGCGTGAAGCCCATGGATGTGTCGAATGACTTACCATCTTTGATGGCAGTGATTGACCCACCAGCACCCAAGTGCATCGTAATCAATTTTAAGTCCTTCAATGGCTTACCCAACATAGCAGCGGCACGGTGAGCAACGTAACGGTGACTCGTTCCATGGGCCCCATACTTCCGAGCACCAAACTTTTCGTAGTATTCGTAAGGAATAGCGTACATGTAGTTTTCTTGTGGCATGGATGTGTGGAAAGATGTATCGAAGACAGCCACACTCAAAACGTTGGGCAGAATCTTCTTGAATGCCTTAATACCCATAGCAGCGGCTGGGTTGTGTAGTGGTGCATATTCAGACAAGTCTTCAATCTTTTGTAAGACGTCGTCGTCAATGATAGCAGAATCCTTGAATTCTTGACCACCAGCAACAACCCGGTGACCAACACCGGTGATCTCATTGAAGTCCGTGATGATCTTCAACTCAGTCAATTGGTCCAACATTAATTGAATGGCGGCGTTATGGTCGTTAACGTCTTCATGAGTTTCGTACTTTTGACCATCACCGTACTTAATTTCAACTAATGAGTTTCCTAAGCTGATTCGGTCAATCGCACCTTCGGCAATAACTTTTTCTTCAGGCATTTGGAACAGCTTGAACTTTAAGGTTGAGCTTCCGGCGTTAATAGCTAATGATTTTCCCATGTGGTGTTTTTCTCCTTTTTATGCACGATCCGTCAGTAGGTTCTGTTCTTCCCACTGAACAATCTCTGCGACAAACTTTTGAAATGCTGATTGATTCTTAAATGAGGGGAATTCACCCAACATTACTTGTTCAACTTGCTTGGCACCTGCGCCCGGCTTCTGGAGAATCAGAATCGCCTTCTGCGCGTTGGCATTGGCAAAGAGCTCGCTTGGTAGGTTCAATAAGCCCTGTAGGTAGGCGTGACCCGGCAACCACTTCAACATGCCGTGGGCCTCATCCGTCTGGAATAGCTGTGAAGGTACCAAGAAGACCCCGATACCCCCCTCAGTTAACTGATTTACCGCCTGTTCAAGCAACAGATGGTGAACAAATGAATGACCACTCGTCGCGCGTGTTTGGTAATTAGCTGCATTCTCATCAATTGGATAATAGCCAATTGGCAAGTCGGCAACAATCAAATCGCTAGCTGGAACCAACAACTGCTCCAACGCGTCCTGGTGGATCAATTCCACTGGTAAACGTTGAAGATCACTCGACGTCTGTGCAATGGCCAACATGGTATCATCGTTGTCCACCCCATAAGCATCGATCTTTCCAGCTACGACCGCCTTCAGTTGTGAAAACACTGCCGTTAACAGATTACCCGTACCCACCGTCAAATCAAGCAACGTTAAATGTTGTTTGTTCTTTTCCAGTCGGGTAACCAAGTATCCCATAATGTAAGCAATTGTATCAGGGGTCAATTGATGATTGGCTTGGATGTCATCGACGCGAATCGCCTTCAACATTGCCAATTGAACTGCCCGTCGAACCGTTTCGGCGTCATACGTCTGCCAATCGGCTTGTTGATACAAGTCGGTCAGCTGTTGAACGACCTTGGCCTCTGGCCGGCCGTCTTCAACTTGAACTTGTCCATTGAGGAGATTGTCTCCCGTTTCAATGAACGCATCTAAATAAGATGTGCTTAACGCAGATTGTAAAGTCATCGTTGATTCATCGAGGACCTTAAATAGCGTTTCGGTCTGTTCTTGTGACAGCACGCTTCGCCTCCTTGTGAAGTTTCCGTGACACGTTGTATCCGCTATCTATAGTACCGATTTTTGCGAACTTATTCAAGCAATCTTTGCGGCTAATCCTTATTTAGCGCGATTACGGGCGGACTTATCTGTGGTTTTTTTCACATGATAAGTATTCTGGCGCCGAATGGTTTCAGTCGCCTGATCGTAACGCGCAATCAAGGCATTAG belongs to Levilactobacillus yonginensis and includes:
- a CDS encoding acetate/propionate family kinase; this translates as MGKSLAINAGSSTLKFKLFQMPEEKVIAEGAIDRISLGNSLVEIKYGDGQKYETHEDVNDHNAAIQLMLDQLTELKIITDFNEITGVGHRVVAGGQEFKDSAIIDDDVLQKIEDLSEYAPLHNPAAAMGIKAFKKILPNVLSVAVFDTSFHTSMPQENYMYAIPYEYYEKFGARKYGAHGTSHRYVAHRAAAMLGKPLKDLKLITMHLGAGGSITAIKDGKSFDTSMGFTPLAGIEMATRSGDIDASLVAYLMEKLNIDKPNDMINILNKKSGLVGVSGVSADMRDLEKVQAKNPRAKLARDMFINRIVRYVGSYLAELGGADAIVFTAGVGENDIMIRQEVADKLAYFGIGVDPEKNDIRGVERDLSKAGSKIKTLLIPTDEELMIVRDIERLRK
- a CDS encoding class I SAM-dependent methyltransferase produces the protein MLSQEQTETLFKVLDESTMTLQSALSTSYLDAFIETGDNLLNGQVQVEDGRPEAKVVQQLTDLYQQADWQTYDAETVRRAVQLAMLKAIRVDDIQANHQLTPDTIAYIMGYLVTRLEKNKQHLTLLDLTVGTGNLLTAVFSQLKAVVAGKIDAYGVDNDDTMLAIAQTSSDLQRLPVELIHQDALEQLLVPASDLIVADLPIGYYPIDENAANYQTRATSGHSFVHHLLLEQAVNQLTEGGIGVFLVPSQLFQTDEAHGMLKWLPGHAYLQGLLNLPSELFANANAQKAILILQKPGAGAKQVEQVMLGEFPSFKNQSAFQKFVAEIVQWEEQNLLTDRA